In Wenyingzhuangia fucanilytica, the following are encoded in one genomic region:
- a CDS encoding DUF6952 family protein, giving the protein MKLPIIKHMTQFIAENDVDYIHETLETLEALTEVSSLKDEELDVIGEIISNLYGAIEVDKEIKNGVPQKEALNNFMKRVLGSIDQ; this is encoded by the coding sequence ATGAAGTTGCCAATAATTAAACACATGACTCAGTTTATTGCTGAGAATGATGTAGACTATATACACGAAACATTAGAAACTTTAGAAGCTCTTACAGAAGTAAGTTCTTTAAAAGATGAGGAATTAGATGTAATTGGTGAAATTATTTCTAATTTGTACGGTGCTATTGAGGTAGACAAAGAAATTAAAAATGGTGTTCCTCAAAAAGAAGCATTAAACAATTTTATGAAACGTGTTTTAGGATCTATAGATCAATAA
- a CDS encoding thioredoxin family protein — protein MKELTTDTLQEEVNNNGLVFVQFSAGWCGNCRIMKPKFKKFSTEVEGAEFIVIDAEKNPESRKLANVNNLPTFAAFKNGELVNQTQTNKADVLKSFIDEVANN, from the coding sequence ATGAAAGAATTAACAACAGATACACTTCAAGAAGAAGTAAATAATAACGGATTGGTTTTTGTTCAATTTTCTGCCGGATGGTGTGGAAACTGTAGAATTATGAAACCTAAATTTAAAAAGTTTTCTACAGAAGTAGAAGGAGCTGAATTTATTGTGATTGATGCAGAAAAAAATCCTGAATCAAGAAAATTAGCCAATGTAAATAATTTACCAACATTTGCTGCTTTTAAAAATGGAGAATTGGTGAACCAAACTCAAACAAATAAAGCAGACGTTTTAAAATCATTTATAGATGAAGTTGCCAATAATTAA